Sequence from the bacterium genome:
AGTAGCGGGAGATAGATCATGCTGTCGCGTGAACAAAAATCAGTTCAGATCGAAGCGCTGCGCGAGAAGGTCGAACGCGCCCAGGCGATCATCGCTGTCGATTATCGAGGCCTGACGGTCGACGAAACCAATGAATTGCGGAGCAACTTCCGCAAGGCGGATGAGTCCGGGCAGATCGAGTACACGGTTGCAAAGAACACGTTGCTCAAGCGCGCAGCCGGAGAAACGCCATTCGAGCCGCTCTCTGAGTTTCTTTCGGGACCGACGGCGATCGCGATTACATACGA
This genomic interval carries:
- a CDS encoding 50S ribosomal protein L10; the protein is MLSREQKSVQIEALREKVERAQAIIAVDYRGLTVDETNELRSNFRKADESGQIEYTVAKNTLLKRAAGETPFEPLSEFLSGPTAIAITYDEPSVMAKVLVDFAKDNEKLELKGGAMDGVAIDVAAINALS